A stretch of Aedes aegypti strain LVP_AGWG chromosome 2, AaegL5.0 Primary Assembly, whole genome shotgun sequence DNA encodes these proteins:
- the LOC5575674 gene encoding testisin, producing the protein MSISKGCIALLITGCVFFALLNTSVAQLSNPQIVKPKCGKRLVEPLQPQETSNGKRPKIEQWPWVGTLFIRYGNDEPVFACVVTILNDRFVLTAGYCLTSGRAKVTPPDLMVRLRMDSFDRKEQKSIHEFDVGEFYLSNATDSLAALALLMLSSEINLNVFARPICLWDRDEGVVGRNGTLLGWKSNLFGGMEQNMRELNVAVVPSDMCPMLPQFMVGKMCTKVLGELTFGHGDGGGGLYLEEEGVWYVRGIIVKFDVIGLEQQYLSFIDISSQLKWIKQIIE; encoded by the exons ATGAGTATCTCCAAGGGTTGCATCGCTCTGCTGATTACCGGCTGCGTTTTCTTTGCATTGCTAA ATACTAGTGTCGCGCAGTTGTCTAACCCCCAGATAGTGAAACCGAAATGTGGAAAGCGTTTGGTGGAACCACTGCAGCCTCAAGAAACTTCCAATGGAAAGCGTCCCAAAATCGAGCAGTGGCCATGGGTCGGGACGCTGTTCATTCGATACGGAAATGATGAACCCGTGTTTGCGTGCGTGGTGACAATTTTGAACGATCGTTTCGTGTTGACTGCTGGCTACTGTCTTACTTCCGGAAGGGCCAAAGTGACTCCGCCGGATCTGATGGTTCGTCTTCGAATGGACAGCTTTGACCGAAAGGAGCAAAAATCGATTCATGAGTTCGATGTAGGCGAATTCTACCTTAGCAATGCGACAGACTCGTTGGCGGCGCTTGCACTGCTGATGCTTTCTAGTGAAATCAACCTGAACGTCTTTGCTCGACCGATTTGTCTGTGGGATCGTGATGAGGGAGTGGTTGGAAGAAATGGAACTCTCCTCGGGTGGAAGTCAAATCTGTTCGGCGGGATGGAGCAAAATATGAGGGAGCTAAATGTAGCAGTGGTTCCAAGTGATATGTGTCCCATGCTGCCACAGTTTATGGTTGGGAAGATGTGCACCAAAGTGTTAGGTGAACTGACTTTCGGGCATGGGGATGGGGGTGGTGGATTGTATTTGGAAGAAGAAGGTGTTTGGTATGTGAGAGGCATTATCGTTAAGTTTGATGTTATAGGTTTAGAACAGCAATACTTGTCATTTATTGATATTTCTTCTCAATTGAAATGGATAAAGCAAATAATAGAGTAG